One Streptomyces sp. NBC_01217 genomic region harbors:
- a CDS encoding Zn-dependent alcohol dehydrogenase, giving the protein MRAAVLHETGQDKLEVFDDVEAVGFGPGKVRLRIRATGLCHSDVSAMSGVLPQPAPFIPGHEGAGEVVDVGDGVTGLSAGDRVLVCWLPACGACPSCRRGQTQLCLAGFMNAGTPNFKRPGTDVFGFAGTGTFTEEVVVGAGCAVPIPDDVPFEIAALIGCGVTTGLGAAINTARVEAGSSVAVIGCGGVGISTIQGARVQGAAQIVAVDPVASRREAALRFGATEAVSPDGLTDAKQRITAGEGFDYVFEVVGNSATARTAYEHTRRGGTLCIVGAGAMDDNFQVNMFELFFDEKRILPSMYGGGDVLRSYERAIALWRAGRIDLASMITHRVRLDGINDALDQMRTGESLRTCVEL; this is encoded by the coding sequence ATGCGCGCAGCCGTACTGCACGAGACAGGTCAGGACAAACTGGAGGTTTTCGACGACGTCGAGGCGGTGGGCTTCGGCCCCGGCAAGGTCAGGCTCCGCATCCGGGCCACCGGACTGTGCCACTCCGATGTCTCCGCGATGAGTGGCGTGCTACCGCAGCCCGCCCCCTTCATCCCGGGCCACGAGGGCGCGGGCGAGGTCGTCGACGTCGGCGACGGCGTCACCGGGCTGAGCGCGGGGGACCGGGTGCTGGTCTGCTGGCTGCCCGCGTGCGGGGCGTGTCCGTCCTGCAGGCGCGGCCAGACGCAGCTGTGCCTGGCCGGTTTCATGAACGCGGGCACCCCCAACTTCAAGCGCCCCGGCACCGATGTCTTCGGCTTCGCGGGCACCGGCACCTTCACCGAGGAGGTCGTCGTCGGCGCGGGCTGCGCGGTGCCGATCCCCGACGACGTGCCGTTCGAGATCGCCGCGCTGATCGGCTGCGGGGTGACCACGGGGCTGGGCGCGGCCATCAACACCGCACGGGTGGAGGCCGGTTCGTCGGTCGCCGTGATCGGCTGCGGCGGGGTCGGCATCTCCACGATCCAGGGCGCCAGGGTGCAGGGCGCCGCCCAGATCGTGGCCGTGGACCCGGTCGCGTCCCGGCGCGAGGCGGCCCTCCGGTTCGGCGCGACCGAGGCGGTCTCCCCGGACGGACTCACCGACGCCAAACAGCGGATCACCGCGGGCGAGGGCTTCGACTACGTCTTCGAGGTCGTCGGCAACTCGGCCACCGCCCGCACGGCGTACGAGCACACCCGGCGCGGCGGCACCCTCTGCATCGTCGGCGCGGGCGCGATGGACGACAACTTCCAGGTCAACATGTTCGAGCTGTTCTTCGACGAGAAGCGGATCCTGCCCTCCATGTACGGGGGAGGGGACGTGCTCCGCTCGTACGAACGGGCCATCGCGCTCTGGCGGGCCGGCCGGATCGACCTCGCCTCGATGATCACCCACCGGGTGCGGCTCGACGGCATCAACGACGCC
- a CDS encoding MaoC/PaaZ C-terminal domain-containing protein — protein sequence MPIDAEKAVAAEPRTAEISWGHKDVQLYHLGIGAGVPATDPGELRYTLESRLHVLPSFATVAGAGAGAGAGAGTVVGGALSSRGVDIDLAAVLHGGQSVRVHRPIPVKGSAVQTSKVAAVYDKGKAAVLVLRTEAADGEGPLWTNDAQIFVRGEGGFGGERGPSERIAYPAVAPGHEVERPIRPDQALLYRLSGDWNPLHADPDFAAKAGFDRPILHGLCTYGMTLKAVTDTVLGGDVTRIRSYRTRFVGVVFPGETLRIRMWTGKDHVRVEARAVERDGAPVLGDTFVEHS from the coding sequence ATGCCCATTGATGCCGAAAAGGCTGTCGCCGCCGAGCCCCGGACCGCCGAGATCTCCTGGGGTCACAAGGACGTTCAGCTCTACCACCTGGGAATCGGCGCGGGCGTCCCCGCCACCGACCCCGGCGAACTGCGCTACACCCTGGAGTCCCGGCTCCATGTCCTGCCCTCCTTCGCCACCGTCGCGGGAGCGGGAGCGGGAGCGGGAGCGGGAGCGGGCACGGTCGTCGGCGGCGCACTCTCCTCGCGCGGCGTCGACATCGACCTCGCCGCCGTCCTGCACGGCGGGCAGAGCGTACGGGTGCACCGGCCGATCCCCGTGAAGGGCAGCGCCGTACAGACCTCGAAGGTCGCCGCGGTGTACGACAAGGGCAAGGCGGCCGTCCTCGTCCTGCGTACCGAGGCCGCCGACGGCGAGGGACCGCTGTGGACCAACGACGCCCAGATCTTCGTCCGGGGCGAGGGCGGCTTCGGCGGCGAACGCGGCCCGTCCGAACGGATCGCGTACCCCGCCGTCGCCCCCGGCCACGAGGTGGAGCGCCCGATCCGCCCCGACCAGGCGCTGCTGTACCGCCTTTCCGGGGACTGGAACCCGCTCCACGCCGACCCCGATTTCGCCGCGAAGGCAGGCTTCGACCGGCCGATCCTGCACGGTCTGTGCACCTACGGCATGACGCTCAAGGCCGTCACCGACACGGTGCTCGGCGGCGATGTGACCCGTATCCGCTCCTACCGCACCCGTTTCGTCGGGGTCGTCTTCCCCGGCGAGACCCTCCGCATCCGGATGTGGACCGGGAAGGACCACGTCCGGGTCGAGGCACGGGCCGTCGAGCGGGACGGTGCCCCGGTCCTCGGCGACACCTTCGTCGAACACTCCTGA
- a CDS encoding ABC transporter ATP-binding protein: protein MKQTTGSGAAVVLTGVIRTFGRAGRTVRAVDGIDLSIGRGETVALLGRNGAGKSTTIGLLLGLDEPESGSVRVLGRTAGQAVRAGLVGAMLQDGRPVQRVTVRELITFVASTYPRPMPVAEALSLAGVSAYANRRVDKLSGGQTQRVRFAVALAGNPELIVLDEPTAALDVEARRTFWDSMRAYARRGNTVLFSTHHLEEADENADRIVVIDRGRVVADGSGDTIRGAAGSSLVSFDLAGRPAEGLELLPGVVTAEVSGNRALLHTADSDATVVELARLGAIRDLQVCRATLEDAFLALTASASAPASASEREAV from the coding sequence ATGAAGCAGACAACGGGGAGCGGAGCCGCGGTGGTTCTCACCGGGGTGATCAGGACATTCGGCCGGGCGGGGCGGACCGTACGGGCCGTGGACGGGATCGATCTGTCCATCGGCCGCGGCGAGACCGTCGCCCTGCTCGGCCGCAACGGTGCGGGCAAGTCCACCACCATCGGCCTTCTGCTGGGCCTGGACGAGCCGGAATCCGGCAGTGTGCGGGTCCTGGGCCGGACCGCCGGCCAGGCGGTACGGGCCGGTCTGGTCGGCGCCATGCTCCAGGACGGGCGGCCCGTCCAGCGGGTCACCGTCCGCGAACTGATCACCTTCGTCGCCTCGACGTACCCGCGGCCGATGCCGGTGGCCGAGGCGCTCTCGCTGGCGGGAGTCTCCGCGTACGCGAACCGGCGCGTCGACAAGCTCTCCGGCGGCCAGACCCAGCGCGTCCGCTTCGCCGTCGCGCTGGCCGGCAACCCGGAGCTGATCGTCCTGGACGAGCCGACCGCCGCCCTGGACGTGGAGGCGCGCCGGACGTTCTGGGACTCGATGCGGGCCTACGCACGGCGCGGCAACACGGTCCTCTTCTCCACCCATCATCTGGAGGAGGCCGACGAGAACGCCGACCGGATCGTCGTCATCGACCGGGGCCGGGTCGTCGCGGACGGCAGCGGCGACACGATCAGGGGCGCGGCGGGCAGCAGTCTGGTCTCCTTCGACCTGGCGGGGCGGCCGGCCGAGGGCCTGGAGCTGCTGCCCGGCGTCGTGACCGCCGAGGTGTCCGGGAACCGGGCGCTGCTGCACACGGCGGACTCGGACGCCACCGTGGTGGAGCTGGCCCGCCTCGGCGCGATCCGTGATCTCCAGGTCTGCCGGGCCACGTTGGAGGACGCGTTCCTCGCTCTCACCGCGTCCGCGTCCGCGCCCGCTTCCGCTTCCGAGAGGGAGGCCGTGTGA
- a CDS encoding ABC transporter permease has translation MLRYIVLEVRRTLRDGFFLIFGTGMPVMMYLLFTNIGGGEGVDGWKTVSMVGMAAYGALGSAMAIGTGVASDRTLGWLQQLRVTPLAPAQAVVGRAISGSVTVLPTILTVLLAGALVNGVRLAAWQWAVLALLLWIGALPFTLLGLGNGYRLTPQGTGVVNVACLTGFAIVGGLWFPLELLPEWLRHIGRFTPANRFADLGWATTGGHAPGTGTIAVLGAWLLLFGTYAVISYRRSARTA, from the coding sequence ATGCTCCGCTACATCGTGCTCGAAGTGCGCCGGACCCTGCGTGACGGCTTCTTCCTGATCTTCGGGACCGGGATGCCGGTGATGATGTACCTGCTCTTCACCAACATCGGCGGCGGCGAGGGCGTCGACGGCTGGAAAACTGTCTCGATGGTCGGCATGGCCGCGTACGGAGCGCTGGGCTCCGCCATGGCGATCGGTACGGGCGTCGCCTCCGACAGGACACTTGGCTGGCTCCAGCAGCTGCGGGTCACCCCGCTCGCCCCCGCGCAGGCGGTCGTGGGCCGGGCGATCAGCGGTTCGGTGACCGTCCTGCCGACGATCCTGACGGTGCTGCTGGCCGGCGCACTGGTCAACGGGGTACGACTGGCCGCCTGGCAGTGGGCCGTGCTGGCGCTGCTGCTGTGGATCGGCGCCCTGCCGTTCACCCTGCTCGGCCTCGGCAACGGCTACCGGCTCACCCCGCAGGGCACCGGCGTCGTCAACGTGGCCTGTCTGACGGGCTTCGCGATCGTCGGCGGGCTGTGGTTCCCGCTGGAGCTGCTCCCCGAGTGGCTGCGTCACATCGGCAGGTTCACCCCCGCCAACCGGTTCGCCGACCTGGGCTGGGCGACCACCGGGGGTCACGCGCCCGGCACCGGCACGATCGCCGTGCTCGGTGCGTGGCTCCTGCTGTTCGGTACGTACGCCGTGATCTCGTACCGTCGGTCGGCGAGGACCGCGTGA
- a CDS encoding sensor histidine kinase gives MGTSTDTRACTWRERRARRRENRRPGPPGPYTLLPWLLMGMGAFSNLFQGEAPNPWLGGLGLLTFNSLYISVVFRGFDRRKHESPVSYWLLAAMAAVTFGLAIGYGGSWLLFFPLLALACGTILRRRRLVIGLFSLAVVACLIAVWRGDGGSAPWTIGYGTFISGAVTAAILTLAETVTELRATRQELARSAVEKERLRFSRDLHDLLGHTLSVIVVKSEAARRLAPRDMDAALAQVADIESIGRQALTEIREAVTGYREGSLATELDRAGSALTAAGIEPVLRRSGPPLAPQTEALLGWVVREAVTNVVRHSHATTCSFVVDGTTERVRLTVTDNGRGSGAPATPGIGGTGLTGLTERLAAAGGSLRAGPGPERGFVLTAQLPVDGPDPAGEDTAADSASGHTLGP, from the coding sequence ATGGGTACGTCGACGGATACGCGGGCGTGCACATGGCGGGAGCGGCGCGCACGGCGGCGCGAGAACCGGCGCCCCGGCCCGCCCGGGCCGTACACCCTGCTGCCCTGGCTGCTGATGGGCATGGGCGCCTTCTCCAACCTCTTCCAGGGCGAGGCCCCCAACCCCTGGCTCGGCGGTCTCGGGCTGCTCACCTTCAACTCCCTCTACATCTCGGTGGTGTTCCGCGGCTTCGACAGGAGGAAGCACGAGAGCCCGGTGTCCTACTGGCTGCTCGCGGCGATGGCCGCCGTGACTTTCGGCCTCGCGATCGGCTACGGCGGAAGCTGGCTGCTGTTCTTCCCGCTGCTCGCGCTGGCCTGCGGCACCATCCTGCGCCGCCGCCGGCTGGTCATCGGCCTGTTCTCCCTGGCCGTGGTCGCCTGCCTCATCGCGGTGTGGCGCGGGGACGGCGGCTCGGCTCCGTGGACGATCGGGTACGGGACCTTCATCTCGGGCGCGGTGACCGCCGCGATCCTCACCCTCGCGGAGACCGTGACGGAACTGCGCGCCACCCGGCAGGAGCTGGCCCGTAGCGCCGTCGAGAAGGAGCGGCTGCGGTTCTCCCGCGATCTGCACGATCTGCTGGGCCACACGCTGTCCGTGATCGTGGTCAAGTCGGAGGCCGCACGCCGCCTCGCGCCGCGCGACATGGATGCGGCGCTCGCCCAGGTCGCGGACATCGAGTCCATCGGCCGCCAGGCCCTCACCGAGATCCGCGAGGCCGTCACCGGCTACCGCGAGGGGAGCCTGGCCACCGAACTGGACCGGGCCGGATCCGCGCTGACCGCCGCCGGTATCGAACCCGTGCTCCGTCGCTCCGGACCGCCGCTCGCCCCGCAGACGGAGGCGCTGCTGGGCTGGGTGGTGCGGGAGGCCGTCACCAATGTCGTACGCCACTCCCACGCCACCACCTGCTCGTTCGTGGTCGACGGCACCACCGAACGGGTCCGGCTGACGGTCACGGACAACGGCCGGGGCTCCGGCGCACCGGCCACGCCCGGCATCGGCGGCACCGGACTGACCGGCCTCACCGAGCGCCTCGCCGCGGCGGGCGGCTCACTGCGGGCGGGCCCGGGCCCGGAGCGAGGCTTCGTGCTCACCGCACAGCTCCCGGTGGACGGCCCGGATCCGGCGGGCGAGGATACGGCTGCCGATAGTGCCTCCGGCCATACGCTGGGCCCGTGA
- a CDS encoding response regulator transcription factor, translated as MPQDHRPAKSVRVLLAEDQGMMRGALALLLGLEPDIEVVAQVGAGDEIVAAALLSRPDVALLDIELPGRSGLDAAADLREEVPDCRVLILTTFGRPGYLRRAMEAGAAGFLVKDGPVEELAAAIRRVLGGETVIDPALAAAALSAGPSPLTARERDALNASVDGATVADIAAKLHLSESTVRNYLSSAIGKTGTRNRMEAVRAARQQGWL; from the coding sequence ATGCCGCAGGATCACCGTCCGGCCAAGTCCGTGCGGGTGCTGCTCGCCGAGGACCAGGGCATGATGCGCGGCGCGCTCGCCCTGTTGCTGGGGCTGGAGCCGGACATCGAGGTCGTGGCCCAGGTGGGCGCCGGGGACGAGATCGTGGCTGCGGCGTTGCTGTCGCGCCCCGATGTGGCGCTCCTGGACATCGAACTGCCGGGCCGCAGCGGGCTGGACGCCGCCGCCGATCTGCGCGAGGAGGTGCCGGACTGCCGGGTGCTGATCCTCACCACGTTCGGCCGCCCCGGCTATCTGCGCCGGGCGATGGAGGCGGGGGCCGCGGGGTTCCTGGTCAAGGACGGCCCGGTCGAGGAGCTCGCCGCCGCGATCCGCCGGGTGCTGGGCGGTGAGACGGTCATCGACCCGGCGCTGGCCGCCGCCGCGCTCAGCGCCGGACCGAGTCCGCTGACCGCGCGGGAGCGGGACGCGTTGAACGCCTCGGTGGACGGGGCGACGGTCGCCGACATCGCGGCGAAGCTGCATCTGTCGGAGTCGACGGTACGGAACTATCTGTCGTCGGCGATCGGCAAGACGGGCACCCGCAACCGGATGGAAGCGGTCCGGGCGGCGCGGCAGCAGGGGTGGCTGTAG
- a CDS encoding MFS transporter, with amino-acid sequence MTGMVDVTTPAPLQQRPTPRTWAAVLAACIGQFLVVLDVSVVNVALPSMRSDLGMSATGLQWVLNAYSIAFAGFMLLGGRAADIYGRKRMFLIGLGLFTVASLAGGLAQESWQLLAARAAQGLGAAVLAPATLTLLTTTVPEGPARTKAIGTWMAVGAGGGAAGGLIGGVLTDLLSWRWVLLINVPVGVLVLAGAAVRLAEGRAGDRRRIDFPGALLVTAGLALVAYGIVQTEESGWAAAATLVPLLGGVALLTAFVVVEARTAEPLMPLGVLGARAVTSANAAMFVIGSATFSMWYFMTVYAQTVLGYTPLQAGLALMPTSLAVVLGSKCAPRVMARVGAKNLALIGTAVAAAGFGWQSTMGADGTYLTSVCLPGVLMMAGAGLASTPLASLAITGAAPGEAGLVSGLVNTSRTMGGALGLAALSTVAAARTAGGTGAQELTAGYALAFRTAGTVLLGGLLLMALWLPRHGDGARR; translated from the coding sequence ATGACGGGCATGGTTGACGTCACGACGCCCGCACCCCTGCAGCAACGGCCCACGCCCCGCACCTGGGCGGCGGTTCTCGCCGCCTGTATCGGCCAGTTCCTCGTCGTGCTCGACGTATCCGTCGTCAACGTCGCCCTGCCGTCCATGCGTTCCGACCTGGGGATGAGCGCCACCGGACTGCAATGGGTGCTCAACGCCTACTCGATCGCCTTCGCCGGATTCATGCTGCTCGGCGGACGGGCCGCCGACATATACGGCCGCAAGCGGATGTTCCTCATAGGCCTCGGCCTGTTCACCGTGGCCTCCCTGGCCGGCGGGCTCGCCCAGGAGAGCTGGCAGCTGCTGGCCGCCCGTGCCGCGCAGGGGCTCGGCGCCGCCGTGCTCGCCCCCGCCACCCTCACCCTGCTCACCACCACCGTTCCCGAGGGCCCGGCCAGGACGAAGGCGATCGGCACCTGGATGGCCGTCGGTGCGGGCGGCGGCGCGGCGGGCGGGCTGATCGGCGGGGTGCTCACCGATCTGCTCTCCTGGCGCTGGGTGCTGCTGATCAATGTGCCCGTCGGTGTGCTCGTCCTGGCCGGTGCCGCGGTCCGGCTCGCCGAGGGCCGGGCGGGCGACCGCCGACGGATCGACTTCCCGGGCGCGCTCCTGGTCACGGCGGGCCTCGCCCTTGTCGCGTACGGCATCGTGCAGACCGAGGAGTCGGGCTGGGCGGCTGCCGCGACCCTGGTGCCGCTGCTCGGCGGGGTGGCCCTGCTGACCGCCTTCGTGGTGGTGGAGGCCAGGACCGCGGAGCCGTTGATGCCGCTCGGGGTGCTCGGGGCTCGGGCGGTGACGTCGGCGAACGCGGCGATGTTCGTGATCGGCTCCGCGACGTTCTCGATGTGGTACTTCATGACCGTGTACGCCCAGACCGTGCTGGGCTACACCCCGCTGCAGGCCGGACTCGCCCTGATGCCCACCTCGTTGGCGGTCGTCCTCGGCTCGAAGTGCGCGCCCCGCGTGATGGCCCGGGTCGGCGCGAAGAACCTGGCGCTCATCGGCACGGCCGTCGCCGCCGCCGGCTTCGGCTGGCAGTCCACGATGGGCGCCGACGGCACGTACCTCACCTCGGTCTGTCTGCCCGGCGTCCTGATGATGGCCGGTGCGGGCCTGGCGTCCACCCCGCTCGCCTCCCTCGCCATCACGGGCGCGGCCCCCGGCGAGGCCGGTCTGGTCTCCGGCCTCGTCAACACCTCCCGCACGATGGGCGGTGCGCTCGGCCTCGCCGCGCTCTCCACCGTCGCCGCGGCACGCACCGCGGGCGGCACCGGGGCGCAGGAGCTCACGGCCGGCTACGCGCTGGCGTTCCGGACGGCCGGCACGGTGCTGCTGGGCGGGCTGCTGCTGATGGCGCTGTGGCTGCCGCGTCACGGAGACGGCGCCCGGCGCTGA
- a CDS encoding IS30 family transposase, with product MEYDRLRASGVRQREAAALVGVHERTARDWDRGIRKSNGARLHPDGRRIDYKTGVTTTSAASREPSVAAVEAELHHRFLTVAERELIADLRREGQSLRAIGRALSRPASTVKREIDAHSVEGVYQPHRAQRAWAKSRPRPKASKLATDGPLRDYVAHKLQQQWSPEQICHALVTEFPDDESMRVSPETIYQAIYVQARGGLRREVAAALRTGRTRRKPHRSPDQRTRRFVDEMVMISERPPEVADRAVPGHWEGDLIVGTRNESAIVTLVERSTRYVMLGHLPGGHTAEEVRDVLVPLIQTLPEHLRGSLTWDQGCEMAAHKQFTVSTGVPVYFCDPHSPWQRGSNENTNGLLRQYFPKGTDLSVHSPEDLEHVAQQLNGRPRKTLGWKTPAERLRDLLTTT from the coding sequence GTGGAGTACGACAGGCTTCGCGCGTCCGGGGTCCGGCAGCGGGAGGCCGCGGCACTGGTCGGGGTCCATGAACGCACTGCGCGGGACTGGGACCGTGGTATCAGGAAGAGCAACGGCGCGCGCCTGCACCCGGACGGGCGCCGGATCGATTACAAGACCGGTGTGACAACCACCAGTGCCGCATCGCGGGAGCCGTCCGTTGCGGCGGTCGAGGCCGAGCTGCACCACCGGTTCCTGACGGTGGCGGAGCGGGAGTTGATCGCTGACTTGCGTCGTGAGGGTCAATCGCTGCGGGCGATCGGGCGAGCGCTGAGCCGACCGGCCTCCACGGTCAAGCGGGAGATCGACGCCCATTCGGTCGAGGGCGTCTATCAGCCGCACCGGGCACAGCGGGCGTGGGCGAAGAGCCGTCCGAGGCCCAAGGCGTCCAAGCTCGCTACGGACGGTCCGCTGCGTGATTACGTCGCCCACAAGCTGCAGCAGCAGTGGTCACCTGAGCAGATCTGTCACGCTCTGGTCACCGAGTTCCCCGACGACGAGAGCATGCGCGTGAGTCCGGAGACGATCTACCAGGCGATCTACGTGCAGGCCCGTGGCGGACTGCGCCGTGAAGTCGCGGCAGCGCTGCGCACCGGGCGCACCCGCCGCAAGCCGCACCGCAGCCCGGACCAGCGAACGCGCCGGTTCGTCGACGAGATGGTGATGATCTCCGAGCGGCCGCCCGAGGTCGCAGACCGGGCGGTTCCCGGCCACTGGGAAGGCGACCTGATCGTCGGCACCCGCAACGAGAGCGCGATCGTCACCCTGGTCGAGCGCTCCACCCGCTATGTCATGCTCGGCCACCTGCCCGGCGGGCACACCGCCGAGGAAGTCCGTGACGTGCTGGTGCCCCTGATCCAGACCCTTCCCGAGCACCTGCGCGGCTCGCTGACCTGGGACCAGGGCTGCGAGATGGCCGCGCACAAGCAGTTCACCGTGTCCACCGGTGTTCCGGTCTACTTCTGCGACCCGCACTCACCCTGGCAGCGCGGATCGAACGAGAACACCAACGGCCTGCTACGGCAGTACTTCCCCAAGGGCACCGACCTGTCCGTGCACAGCCCCGAAGACCTCGAACACGTCGCTCAGCAACTCAACGGCCGCCCACGCAAAACGCTCGGCTGGAAAACTCCAGCCGAGCGTCTGCGTGATCTACTGACGACCACGTAA
- a CDS encoding acyl-CoA dehydrogenase, with the protein MGIGITEEQRELAQSVRGWLARAVPPEEIRRLLDADAPSAPGVRPGYWDGLAEQGLASIHLPEAYGGGGGRILDLAVVLEEAGRAALPGPYLASALASAVLHASGAGEPVGDLAAGTRIGLLRALAAGTRIGAVALGPGSLTAVEHEGGLLLDGLTPPVLCGADADLLLLPAASATGTLWLAVDSTAEGLTVRPHRGADPTRPTAEIRAEGVCVPAGRVVRTGTAHVRDLAAVLFSAEACGTAARALETAVEHAKVREQFGRPIGRFQGVKHLCADMLVRVERARALVWDAARAADEEGADPDVRSMTAALAASDALDAAYGCAKDCIQILGGIGFTWEHDAHLYLRRVLVARQLLGAGDAHRLRAVRLAGGGARRELVLELPAGAKAHRAGARKAIAAARGLDPRAARRALAPTGYAAPHLPAPYGLGAGPVQQLAVQRELKEQGVKPSDLGIATWVVPSLIAHGTAEQQDRYLLPTLRGDLLWCQLFSEPGAGSDLASLRTRAERTEEGWRINGQKVWTSAARGADHGILLARTDPDAPKHRGIGCFVVDMKNTEGIDIRPLKEITGDSLFNEVYFDDALLPADALVGAIDDGWRVARTTLGNERVHMADQMTFDTGLEALIARSGELDDTYRARIGTLAAEAHALACIALRTTLRQVSGLEPGAGASVRKLIQTTHQQKVAELALELLGPAGAAAEGAGERAVHGFLMSRCLTIAGGTTQVQLNVVAERILGLPRD; encoded by the coding sequence ATGGGCATCGGAATCACCGAAGAACAGAGGGAGTTGGCGCAGTCCGTACGGGGGTGGCTGGCGCGGGCCGTGCCGCCGGAGGAGATCCGCAGGCTTCTCGACGCGGACGCCCCCAGCGCCCCCGGCGTGCGCCCCGGGTACTGGGACGGGCTCGCGGAACAGGGGCTTGCCTCCATTCATCTGCCCGAGGCGTACGGGGGCGGGGGTGGCCGGATCCTCGATCTGGCCGTGGTCCTGGAGGAGGCGGGCCGGGCCGCGCTTCCCGGCCCGTATCTCGCGAGCGCCCTCGCCTCGGCCGTGCTGCACGCGTCGGGCGCGGGCGAGCCGGTGGGGGACCTTGCGGCCGGTACGCGTATCGGCCTGCTGCGGGCCCTCGCCGCCGGTACGCGCATCGGCGCCGTCGCCCTCGGCCCCGGCAGCCTCACCGCCGTGGAGCACGAGGGCGGCCTTCTGCTCGACGGCCTGACCCCGCCGGTCCTCTGCGGCGCCGACGCCGACCTCCTGCTGCTCCCCGCCGCATCGGCCACCGGCACCCTCTGGCTCGCCGTCGACTCCACCGCCGAAGGGCTGACCGTCCGCCCGCACCGCGGCGCCGACCCGACCCGCCCCACGGCCGAGATCCGCGCCGAGGGCGTATGCGTGCCCGCGGGACGTGTCGTACGCACCGGCACCGCACACGTCCGCGACCTCGCCGCAGTCCTCTTCTCCGCCGAAGCTTGCGGAACCGCGGCCAGGGCGCTGGAGACCGCCGTCGAGCACGCCAAGGTCCGCGAACAGTTCGGCCGTCCCATCGGACGGTTCCAGGGCGTCAAGCATCTCTGCGCCGACATGCTCGTACGGGTCGAGCGGGCCCGTGCGCTGGTGTGGGACGCGGCACGGGCCGCCGACGAGGAGGGAGCGGACCCGGACGTACGGTCCATGACCGCCGCCCTCGCCGCGTCGGACGCCCTGGACGCCGCGTACGGCTGCGCCAAGGACTGCATCCAGATCCTCGGCGGCATCGGCTTCACCTGGGAGCACGACGCCCATCTGTATCTGCGTCGGGTCCTGGTCGCCCGGCAGCTGCTGGGGGCCGGTGACGCCCACCGGCTGCGGGCCGTCCGGCTGGCCGGGGGCGGGGCGCGCCGCGAACTCGTCCTCGAACTCCCCGCCGGGGCAAAGGCCCACCGGGCCGGGGCGCGGAAGGCCATCGCCGCCGCCCGCGGCCTCGACCCGAGGGCCGCCCGCCGCGCCCTCGCACCGACCGGCTACGCCGCCCCGCACCTCCCCGCCCCCTACGGGCTGGGCGCGGGCCCCGTCCAACAACTCGCCGTACAGCGTGAACTGAAGGAACAGGGAGTGAAGCCGAGCGACCTCGGGATCGCGACCTGGGTCGTCCCCTCGCTCATCGCCCACGGCACGGCCGAGCAGCAGGACCGCTATCTGCTGCCCACCCTGCGCGGCGACCTCCTGTGGTGCCAGCTGTTCTCCGAACCCGGCGCGGGCTCCGACCTCGCCTCGCTGCGGACCAGGGCCGAGCGGACGGAGGAGGGCTGGCGGATCAACGGGCAGAAGGTGTGGACCAGCGCCGCCCGAGGCGCCGACCACGGCATTCTGCTGGCCAGGACCGACCCGGACGCCCCCAAGCACCGGGGGATCGGCTGCTTCGTCGTCGACATGAAGAACACCGAGGGCATCGACATCCGTCCGCTGAAGGAGATCACCGGCGACTCCCTCTTCAACGAGGTGTACTTCGACGACGCCCTGCTGCCCGCCGACGCCCTCGTCGGCGCGATCGACGACGGCTGGCGGGTCGCCCGCACCACGCTGGGCAACGAACGCGTCCACATGGCCGACCAGATGACGTTCGACACCGGCCTGGAGGCGCTGATCGCCCGCTCCGGCGAACTCGACGACACCTACCGCGCCCGCATCGGAACGCTCGCCGCCGAGGCCCACGCACTCGCCTGCATCGCACTGCGCACCACCTTGCGACAGGTCTCGGGTCTCGAACCGGGCGCGGGAGCCTCCGTCCGCAAACTCATCCAGACCACCCACCAGCAGAAGGTCGCCGAACTGGCCCTCGAACTCCTCGGCCCCGCCGGTGCGGCAGCCGAAGGGGCGGGGGAGCGGGCCGTGCACGGCTTCCTGATGTCCCGCTGCCTGACCATCGCGGGCGGCACCACCCAGGTTCAGCTCAATGTCGTCGCCGAGCGCATCCTCGGCCTCCCGCGGGACTGA